The genomic window AAGAGGATAAAAATGAAATTGTATTAGATGGGCATAAATTAATGTATCATCAAGATAGAGTTAAAGAATGGTTGGATGGGAAAAGAATCGCTCCAATTACTATAGATATGGCTTTAACACAAGGATGTAATTATAAATGTGTTTATTGTTATGGCCAATTGCAAGACAATCAAGGCTATGTACTAAACAATAAAGTTCTTTCAAGATTTGCTGGAGATGTAGAAGAGCTAGGTGTTAGAGGCATAAGTCTTATAAGTGATGGTGAGAGTACTTGTTCCCCTCATTTTTATAATTTTATTCAAGATATTAAAAGCAGGAATATAGATATCGCTGTTGGAACTAATGGTGTATTGCTAAAAGAAGATAAACTTAAAGAAATGCTTTCTGCATTAACTTACTTAAGATTTAATATTTCTGCAGGAGAATCAAAAAGATATGCTGAGATTATGGGTTGTAAAGAAAAAGATTTTGAGAGAATTAAAGAAATAATTAAAGAGAGCGTGAAAATTAAAAAAGCTAATGATTTGGAAGTAACTATTGGACTTCAAATGGTTTTAATGCCTTCTTTTAAAGACCAGATAATTCCTTTAACCAAATTGGGTAGAGATCTTAATGTAGACTATTTGGTAATAAAACATTGTAGCGATGATGAAGATAATAGTTTGGGTGTAGACTATTCAAAATATGATAATCTAGTGGATTTATTAAAAGAAGCTGAAACTTATTCTACAAAAGATTATTTAGTTAAAGCAAAGTGGTCCAAAATATTGAGTCAAGGTAAAAGAGAGTATATCCAATGTTATGGCCCTCCATTTATGGTTCAGATTTCAGGCTCAGGTTTAGTTGCACCATGTGGGATGCTTTTTAATGAAAAATATAAAAAATTTCATATTGGAAATATTGCTGAAAAATCATTTAAAGAAATTTGGAATAGTGATAAATATTGGGAAGTTATGAAGTATATAGGTTCTGAAAATTTTGATGCAAGAAGCGATTGTGGACATTTATGTCTACAACATAAATTAAATGAATATTTATGGGGTTTGAAAAAAGAAAAAACTAGATTAAATCCTATAAATCCTGAAAAAAAGCCAATGCATATTAATTTTGTTTAAAATGAAAAATCTAAAAGATTATAACCAAAATAATATATTTTGGAAGGATTTTGTAAATCTTCCTGGAAACCCTTATAAGTTGGATAAAGGTTTGGATGATTTTAAATGTTTATTCTTATTTCCTACTAAGAAGGGCGATTTTTCCAAAGACTATTATCCTAATCCCCTAGGAAATATGGCTTCATTAGTTAGAATGAATAAAGGCGAAGCAGAAATTTCTATTCAAGATATTAATGAATATACTTCTGAAAAATTCAAAGGATATGACTTAATAGCCTTTTATCCGATGGTTGCTTCTTTGTCTAAAATGACTGAAATGTCAGATAAAATAAAAAAAGATAATCCTAATTCAAAAATCTGTTTTTTTAATTCAGATCAACATCAACATGAAATGCTTTTATGCAATCCAACTGCAAAAGAATTTGGAATTAAAATGATGGAGAAGCATTCTTCAATAGACTATGTTTTAGTTGGTGAAGCTGAAAAATCATTTATTGATTTGTGTGATAAATTAAATAATAAAAAAGATAATTTTGAAAATCTTGCATCTTGCTTGTATAGAAAAGAAGGAAAAATTCAGATTTCAAAAAATTCAATTAAACCTGTTGATTTTAAATATTTACCTTTTCAATCAAGAGACTTTCTTGAAACAACTATTTCTTCTGAGGGAATTAATTTAAGCTCTCCAAGAATCCAGTCAAGTAGAGGTTGTGTATCTGGATGTTATTATTGTACTGAATCTAGTGCAAATATTACACCGGGAGGTAGAAAGATTCCTTTGTTGATGAGAGATATAGATAAATTTGTTGATGAAATTGAATTATTGTATCAAAACTATGGTGTTGTATTTTTTAATGTTATAGATAGTTCATTTGAAGGTTCTGGAAGTGCAGGAATTAGAAGAATGAGTCAATTTTTTGATGAAATAAAAGAAAGAAATATTCAGGCTTCATTTAAAGTGCATTTAAGAGCTGAAACTGTTAAAAAGTTGGATGATTTATATTTAGATAATTTAAAAGAATCAGGTGTTGATATTATTGGGCTTGGACCGGAATCTTGTTTAGAAAAAGAATTAAAATCTTATAAAAAAATAGCAACTATAGAAGAAAGTGTAAATAGTATGCAAAGACTGAGAAAAGAGGATAAATTCTTTGTTATCCCGGGATATATTATGTTTACACCCATTTTGGAATTAGATGACCTTCCTAAGAAATTAGATTTCTTAAAAAAAATAGGTTATGGATGGGATTATTTAAATTTAGCAAATAATATTCTTGTTTTTCCCGGGACAAAATATCATGAATTTCTTAAATCTAAAGACTTGGTTGTTGAAACTGCTGAATTAGCCCCATTAATAAAATATAAATTTGAAGATTCAAGAGTTGAAGATGTTGCAAAAGCAATTAATAATCTCAAAATAATCTGTCCAGAAACCATAAAAACACATAATTTAATTTATGACTCTATGAATATAGTAAGCAGATTTAAAAATAAGATGAATAAACATCTTAAACAAAATGAAAAAGCATTCTATGATTTTAAAGCGAGTTTAGATAAAATCTTAAATGAAGTTCAAGAAACTTATAGTTCATTTTTTATGAATTCTATTGATTTAGCTAGAGCTGGAATGCAAGAAAGGAAATTAGACTTAATTACTCAAGATATAACAAATAAATTTCCTGCATTTATGAAAAGAACAGATGATAATATAAAGAAGTTTATTTCTGACTGCGAGGATAAAAATCTTTCAACAAGTAAATTATATTTGAAAACTTGGATGTCTTTAGTTTATACTCAAGAAAATACAACCGGTGGAAAAATTAATGGGAAATGAACTTTGGAATCAACCAACTAAATTAGGGAAGTATGAATTGAAGAATAAAATAGTCTATCCTCCTATAGGAAGAAGTTGGGGGGATTTAAATGGAAATATCACAAATAGAGTATATTCTTGTTACAAAAATTTAGCAGAAGGTGGCTGTGGTATGATTGTTGTTGAAGGTACTACGGTTTCTCCTGATGGAAAAGGATCCAAACGAACCTTGGGATTATATAATCAAACTCATTTAGACGGGTTAAAAAAAATATCTAATGTGATAAAACAAAATAAATGTCTTGCTTCAATCCAATTATTACACGCTGGAGGTCAAGCTAATCCTATATTTACAGGTTATGAACCTAAATCACCATCTAAAATGGACAAAACTATGACTGGAACAGGATATGCTTCAAGAGAATTAACAGTTGAAGAAATAAAAGAAATACTTAACCATTTTGTTGATTCAGCATTGCTTGCTGATAAAGCAGGATTTCAGGCAGTAGAATTACATCTGGCACATGGTTATCTTTTACACGAATTTCTTTCTGAACACACTAATAAACGAAATGATAATTATGGTGGAAATTTAGAAAATAGAATGAGACTAATAACTGAAATTATTTCTGAAATTAAAAAGAATTCCAATATTCTAATAGGTGTTAGAATTTCTGGAGAGGATTATATTCCTGATGGTATAAATAAAAAAGTAAATAAAGAAATTTTACCTATATTAGAAAAAGTAGGTGTTGAGTATTTTAGTGTAACTGCAGGTATTTATGAAACAAGCAAGATAAAACATCTAGCATTAAAAGAAGGAAAATTCTTTGAATATTCTAAGGATATTAAAAAAATGATAAATAAGCCTGTAATAAGTGTTGGAAAGATTTTGGATTTGAATCAAGCTGAAAAACACTTACAAAATGAAGATTGCGACTTAGTTGCGATAGGTAGAGGTTTAATTGCTGATCCCCATATGATTAACAAATTTATGAAAGGAGAAAATTATAATTTTTGCTTAGAGTGTGATGGATGCAGATATTTAGCTATGGGCAAAGAAAGTTTGGAATGCCCGTTTGATGAAGATTTGGAGAATAGATTGGAATGAAATTAGAAAATAAGGTTGCAATTATAACTGGTGGAAGTGGTGGAATTGGTAGCGAGATTGCTAAAAGTTTTTTAGAAGAAGGTGCCCAGGTAATTATTACTTATAGGTCTGAAGAAAAAGTAAAAAAAATTTTAAGAGATTTAAAAGAGCATTACAAATCAGGTCGTCTTGATTGTGTTCCCTTGGATATTACTAAAGAAAAAGAAATTAAAGAGGTAATCGAATATGTTTCTGAAAGAAATACTGGAATTGATATTTTAGTTAATGCTGCTGCAACTCAACTTCCTATTGGAGAATTTAAGGATTTAAAAACTGAAGATATTCTAAATGGGATTCAAACTAATTTTACAGGTACAATTTTATTTTGTAAATATGCTTTACCTTATTTAACTGAAAGCAAAAATGGTAAAATAATTAATTTTTCTGGTGGAGGTTCTTTATACCCTCGACCTAATTTTTCTATATATGGTGCCATGAAAACAGCAATTATTAGATTTAGTGAAACTTTAGCTGAGGAAGTAAGAAGATATAATATTGATATTAATGTTATTGCACCTGGTGCCATAAATACTAATATGGTTGATGAAATTATAAAAGCAGGAAATTTAGCGGGTTCAAATGAATTAAAAAAAGCAAAAGAGATTCAACAAGGTAATGGCAATTCTCCTCAAGTAGTCGCAGATTTAGCTGTATTCTTAGCCTCTGAAGAATCTAAAGGTATTACAGGTAAGTTAATTAGTGCACCCTATGATAATTGGAGATCTTTGAATAAAGAAAGTTCTTCGCTATACACTTTAAGAAGGATAGATGGTAAAAACTATTTTGAGGGAAAAAATGACTGAAAATTTAATAATTAAAAGTTCATATTCTAAATTAGTAAATGGAAGTCTAAAATCTAATTATGGTGATTTAATAATAAGTACTGTATTAACTAACTGTATTGGTGATGAATTTATTTGGTTTACTAATAAAGATTCTAAACAATTATTAAAATATTTTATTGATGAAAAAAGGATAATTACTAGTTTAGATGAATTATCTAATATAAAAAAGGATTTTAATTTTAATAAAATTTATAATATTGATAACTATGTTTGTAATCAAAGTTTATTTGAAAAAATAAAAGGTGTTTGGAAAGGTTATATTTGGGATGGGATGGATTTAAAACCTGAAAATGCAATAATCAATTCTAGAACACCTTATGTTTCAATGACCACTAAAAAATCTTTACAAGAAACATTAGTAGAGGGGATGGGATTTAAGTGGGAAAAACAAGACTATCCTCTGCCTAAATTAAAAGCTGAAGAAAAGTTTGACATAGGATTAAATTATGGTGTTCAGAAAGAATGGACGTCTAAGCAGTGGTCAATGGAAAACTGGGAAAATCTTGCAAAAATACTTGAAAAAGAGTTTACTGTTTCATGGCAGCAAGGTTTAAATAATTTTGATGAATATATAAATTGGTTAAATTCGTGTAAATTAATCATAAGCTGTGAAACTTTGGGATTGCATTTAGCATCTGCATTGAGGAAAAAAGTAATTACTCTTTCAGGGCCAATAGAAAATAAAGAATATCCATATGATAGGTTAACTTTAATAAAACCTTTTCCAAAGGGTTGTATGCCTTGTGATTCACCTACGTGTGTAACTAATGAAAATTGTTTAAATGAGATAACACCTGAGCTAGTAAAAAAGAAAGTTTTAGAAATAATTTAAAAATAGAGAGAGATGTAATATGAAAGAGAGTTTAATAAAAATACCTGAAGAGTATACTTATATAGCTGCATTTCTAACTTTAAGATGTAATTTAAGTTGTGAATTTTGTTTAAATGCGTTTGATGGAGATTTTAGTAGAAAAAGAGAAGAGATTTCCGGTGAAGAATGGGTTAAAGCATTAAATAAATTGGAACCTAAAAAAGATATCCCTATTACTTTAAGTGGCGGGGAACCTGCATTACACCAAGATTTTATTTATATTATAAATAATTTAAAAAAAGAACTAAATATAGATATTTTAACGAATTTGTATTGGGATGAAAAAAGATTTGATAAGTTTATAAAAAATGTTGATCCGAACAGACTGAAAAGAGATTCTCCTTACGCTTCTATACGTGCAAGTTATCATCCTAGTCAGATGGATATATTTAAACTTGTAAAAAATGCAAAGAGATTGCAAGATGCAGGATTTAGTGTGGGAATATGGTCTGTATTATATCCTAGTCCTGAACAATTAGGCAAAATAAATGAAGCTCAATTTGTTTGTAAGAATGAAGGAATAGATTTTAGATTGAAAGAATTTGTTGGAATTTATAAAAATGAAGAGTATGGAAACTTTTCTAAGTATAAAAATTCAGCATTTCAAGAAAGTTCTAAAGATTGTCTTTGTAGAATTAAGGAATTAATAATTGGGCCAAATGGAAGTGTTTACAAATGTCATAGAGATTTGTATGCTAAAGAAAATGAGCTTATAAAAATAAAAGATAAAAATTTCAATGTAGAATATAAATTTAGAGAGTGTAACCAATATGGGCAATGTCATCCTTGTGATGTTAAAGTAAAAACAAATTCTAAGCAAAATTTAGGTTATTGTAGTGTCGAGATAAATGATATAAATTAACATTTTAATAATTTTTTTGTCTCTTCAAAAACTTGTTCTGGGGAAATGAAATCCATGCAAGAAGTAATATGTGGAGTATAGGTGCATTTAGACTTAAAACAAGGGATACAATCATAATCTCTTGCAGTTATTGCTTTACCCTTACCATAGAAACAAATTTCACTTGAAGGTGTTGGTCCGAATAAACCTATTGCAGGTTTATTTAATGCAATAGCTAAATGTAGACCCAAACTATCATTACTTACGAGAGCTTTTGATGAATTTATCCAATCCATATAAGAATATAAATTGTTTAAAACTTCTTTATTTTGTTTATCTTGTCTTGTTACTTTATATCCCTCTTTAGTAAGCATATCTTCTAATTCATTCCACTTATTTAAGTTCCATTGTTTATTTGGCCATTTTTCACCAACAAGGATATTTAATCCTACATCATTTATGACTTCACTTTTAGGATTGTAACCTAAAATATATTTTTCATTGTTCCATTTTTTTCCAATAACTTCGTACATTAACTCTTGAGCATATTTTGAATTTTCCTTTTTAAGTGTTTGATCTGAGCATACTGCTAATACTTCTGCAGCACGTTCATAAGCTTCTGATTTTCCTGTAGATTTGTCAAATCTAAATCCATGCTTTTGCCAAGCATCAATTTTATCTACTAAAGCACATATCCCAGGAATTTTTTCTAGATTAATAACTGTATCAAAAATTTCTGCTTCTAGTTGTAAAACAGTTGTAAAATCATAAGGCAATATTTTAGTTATGTAAGGATTTCCTTTTAAGAGGGGTATACCTACTTCGTCTGTAACCCAATAAACTGTTTGATCTTTAAACGGGTGTAAAAGAACTGTAGTTCTTAATATATCTCCTAAACTTACTTTTCTTGTATTTGTTTCTTGATCTAAAAATTCTGAATAACCTGTTTTAAGTATCAAAATCTTCTGTTTACTCTCTTTTTGCATGAGCTTTGATAAATCCTAGGGTTTTTAAAATTTTCCAGTCTGAGCTATTAAAGGTTTATAAAGGACGTAAAGAGTTTATAAATCAAAGAAGAACTAAAGAAAAGTTTATAAGATGCAACAAAAGGTTCATTAAATATGAAAAGTATTTCGATATTAATTCCATGTTATAATGAAGAAAAAAATCTTGCTAATACAGTAAATACTACTGAGAAATCCTTAAAGGGGATTATTTCAGATTATGAACTTCTAATCTTTAATGATTGTAGTAAAGATAAAACTGGTGAAATTGCAGATCAACTAGCTAAACAAAATAATAAGATAAAAGTTTTTCATAACTCTACTAACAAAGGTCTAGGTTATAATTATATTAAAGGTATTGAAGTTGCAAGCAAAGAATATTTTATGTTAATTCCAGGAGATGATGATATTCCTGAAAATGAAATTAGAGAAATATTAAAATATGTTGATAAAGCTGAAATTATTAATCCTTATTTTACAAACCCTTATGAAACAAGACACTTTAATAGAGTTATTCTTTCAAAAGCATTTGTACATTTTATGAATATTATTATGGGCCTTGACTTAAATTATTATACTGGCCCTGTAGTGCATAAAACTGAACTATTAAAAAAATTAGATATTAAAACCTATAGTTTTGCTTATCAAGTGGAAATTTTGGTAAAACTTCTCAAATCAGGTCATAGTTTTATGGAAGTTGGAATTGCTCAAACTGGTAAAGGAACAGGACATTCTCATTTTTACACTTATAAAAATATAAGCGGTATATTAAAAAGTATTTTTGATATGATTTGGACAATTAAATTCAAAGAAAGAAAGAAATATAATAAAAAACCTGTAAGAATAAAAAGTTAAAACTATTTCTTAAATTCACTAATTAATTCATTTACAGAATTAATTATTTCTTCCTTTTTTTTATCTCCATAAGGATAAGGAATTTCAAAATAAGGTGTTGGATTTTTCATATATTCAGACCAATAATCTTTTTTATAAAAACCGTCTCTCAACAAAGAAGTATAGTATTCTGTATCGGGCTCTGGAAAAAGCATATTAAAATAAGGAAATTTTATACCTAAATCTCTTATTTTTTGTGGAAGCTGTTTAGTATAATCTAAAGGCTGAACAGGTGCACCTATAATAAAATATCCTAAAATATCTATATTATACTTTCCAAGCGTATTGCAAAACTTGTCTATATGTTTTACTCTTACTGGTTTTCTAAAGAATTTTAAAATATTATCATCTAAAGCTTCTATACCTACATGAATTCTTTTGAAATTGTGTGAAGCTAGCCTTTGAGTCATATAATCACTCATTCTGGCTTCTCCTCTACCACTCCATTCTACATTAAGGTTATTTTTTTCCATTTCATCTAAAACTTGGTTTAAATATTTTTCATTGGTGTTGAAATTATCATCGAGGAAATGTACACTTTCAGAACCTAAGGATATTAGATACTTCATTTCTTCAATTATTTTTTCTGGATCTTTTCTTTGAACTTTTTTTTCTTGAACATTACAAAAATTACATCTATTTGGACAACCTACACTACTAAACATAGGTAATCTATTTTTTGATTTAAATAAAACAAATTCTTTTGGAAAATAAGCTTCAATATCTAAAAAGTCTCTTCTGGGAAAATTAATTTCATTTATAATAGTATTACAATTAATAATTCCTTTTTGTGAGACTTTAATAGACTTATTAAATTCCTTATCTGCCAAAGAACCTACAAAAACTGCATCAGCCCCATTTTCTAAAATTTGATTTGCATAATTTGTTGCATGCGGGCCACCAACTGC from Candidatus Woesearchaeota archaeon includes these protein-coding regions:
- a CDS encoding B12-binding domain-containing radical SAM protein; amino-acid sequence: MKVLLTTLPTEGEFVNWTTPKHFQPTAVKYLPLGILSLASNLSKEYDIKLLDPPSEGWTIEETINQIEKENPDVLGISAVTRRVYALNKILKSTSAPYKAVGGPHATNYANQILENGADAVFVGSLADKEFNKSIKVSQKGIINCNTIINEINFPRRDFLDIEAYFPKEFVLFKSKNRLPMFSSVGCPNRCNFCNVQEKKVQRKDPEKIIEEMKYLISLGSESVHFLDDNFNTNEKYLNQVLDEMEKNNLNVEWSGRGEARMSDYMTQRLASHNFKRIHVGIEALDDNILKFFRKPVRVKHIDKFCNTLGKYNIDILGYFIIGAPVQPLDYTKQLPQKIRDLGIKFPYFNMLFPEPDTEYYTSLLRDGFYKKDYWSEYMKNPTPYFEIPYPYGDKKKEEIINSVNELISEFKK
- a CDS encoding glycosyltransferase family 9 protein, whose protein sequence is MQKESKQKILILKTGYSEFLDQETNTRKVSLGDILRTTVLLHPFKDQTVYWVTDEVGIPLLKGNPYITKILPYDFTTVLQLEAEIFDTVINLEKIPGICALVDKIDAWQKHGFRFDKSTGKSEAYERAAEVLAVCSDQTLKKENSKYAQELMYEVIGKKWNNEKYILGYNPKSEVINDVGLNILVGEKWPNKQWNLNKWNELEDMLTKEGYKVTRQDKQNKEVLNNLYSYMDWINSSKALVSNDSLGLHLAIALNKPAIGLFGPTPSSEICFYGKGKAITARDYDCIPCFKSKCTYTPHITSCMDFISPEQVFEETKKLLKC
- a CDS encoding glycosyltransferase family 9 protein; translated protein: MTENLIIKSSYSKLVNGSLKSNYGDLIISTVLTNCIGDEFIWFTNKDSKQLLKYFIDEKRIITSLDELSNIKKDFNFNKIYNIDNYVCNQSLFEKIKGVWKGYIWDGMDLKPENAIINSRTPYVSMTTKKSLQETLVEGMGFKWEKQDYPLPKLKAEEKFDIGLNYGVQKEWTSKQWSMENWENLAKILEKEFTVSWQQGLNNFDEYINWLNSCKLIISCETLGLHLASALRKKVITLSGPIENKEYPYDRLTLIKPFPKGCMPCDSPTCVTNENCLNEITPELVKKKVLEII
- a CDS encoding NADH:flavin oxidoreductase is translated as MGNELWNQPTKLGKYELKNKIVYPPIGRSWGDLNGNITNRVYSCYKNLAEGGCGMIVVEGTTVSPDGKGSKRTLGLYNQTHLDGLKKISNVIKQNKCLASIQLLHAGGQANPIFTGYEPKSPSKMDKTMTGTGYASRELTVEEIKEILNHFVDSALLADKAGFQAVELHLAHGYLLHEFLSEHTNKRNDNYGGNLENRMRLITEIISEIKKNSNILIGVRISGEDYIPDGINKKVNKEILPILEKVGVEYFSVTAGIYETSKIKHLALKEGKFFEYSKDIKKMINKPVISVGKILDLNQAEKHLQNEDCDLVAIGRGLIADPHMINKFMKGENYNFCLECDGCRYLAMGKESLECPFDEDLENRLE
- a CDS encoding glycosyltransferase family 2 protein, whose protein sequence is MKSISILIPCYNEEKNLANTVNTTEKSLKGIISDYELLIFNDCSKDKTGEIADQLAKQNNKIKVFHNSTNKGLGYNYIKGIEVASKEYFMLIPGDDDIPENEIREILKYVDKAEIINPYFTNPYETRHFNRVILSKAFVHFMNIIMGLDLNYYTGPVVHKTELLKKLDIKTYSFAYQVEILVKLLKSGHSFMEVGIAQTGKGTGHSHFYTYKNISGILKSIFDMIWTIKFKERKKYNKKPVRIKS
- a CDS encoding radical SAM protein, yielding MTSENKEDKNEIVLDGHKLMYHQDRVKEWLDGKRIAPITIDMALTQGCNYKCVYCYGQLQDNQGYVLNNKVLSRFAGDVEELGVRGISLISDGESTCSPHFYNFIQDIKSRNIDIAVGTNGVLLKEDKLKEMLSALTYLRFNISAGESKRYAEIMGCKEKDFERIKEIIKESVKIKKANDLEVTIGLQMVLMPSFKDQIIPLTKLGRDLNVDYLVIKHCSDDEDNSLGVDYSKYDNLVDLLKEAETYSTKDYLVKAKWSKILSQGKREYIQCYGPPFMVQISGSGLVAPCGMLFNEKYKKFHIGNIAEKSFKEIWNSDKYWEVMKYIGSENFDARSDCGHLCLQHKLNEYLWGLKKEKTRLNPINPEKKPMHINFV
- a CDS encoding radical SAM protein, whose amino-acid sequence is MKNLKDYNQNNIFWKDFVNLPGNPYKLDKGLDDFKCLFLFPTKKGDFSKDYYPNPLGNMASLVRMNKGEAEISIQDINEYTSEKFKGYDLIAFYPMVASLSKMTEMSDKIKKDNPNSKICFFNSDQHQHEMLLCNPTAKEFGIKMMEKHSSIDYVLVGEAEKSFIDLCDKLNNKKDNFENLASCLYRKEGKIQISKNSIKPVDFKYLPFQSRDFLETTISSEGINLSSPRIQSSRGCVSGCYYCTESSANITPGGRKIPLLMRDIDKFVDEIELLYQNYGVVFFNVIDSSFEGSGSAGIRRMSQFFDEIKERNIQASFKVHLRAETVKKLDDLYLDNLKESGVDIIGLGPESCLEKELKSYKKIATIEESVNSMQRLRKEDKFFVIPGYIMFTPILELDDLPKKLDFLKKIGYGWDYLNLANNILVFPGTKYHEFLKSKDLVVETAELAPLIKYKFEDSRVEDVAKAINNLKIICPETIKTHNLIYDSMNIVSRFKNKMNKHLKQNEKAFYDFKASLDKILNEVQETYSSFFMNSIDLARAGMQERKLDLITQDITNKFPAFMKRTDDNIKKFISDCEDKNLSTSKLYLKTWMSLVYTQENTTGGKINGK
- a CDS encoding SDR family oxidoreductase: MKLENKVAIITGGSGGIGSEIAKSFLEEGAQVIITYRSEEKVKKILRDLKEHYKSGRLDCVPLDITKEKEIKEVIEYVSERNTGIDILVNAAATQLPIGEFKDLKTEDILNGIQTNFTGTILFCKYALPYLTESKNGKIINFSGGGSLYPRPNFSIYGAMKTAIIRFSETLAEEVRRYNIDINVIAPGAINTNMVDEIIKAGNLAGSNELKKAKEIQQGNGNSPQVVADLAVFLASEESKGITGKLISAPYDNWRSLNKESSSLYTLRRIDGKNYFEGKND
- a CDS encoding radical SAM/SPASM domain-containing protein; this translates as MKESLIKIPEEYTYIAAFLTLRCNLSCEFCLNAFDGDFSRKREEISGEEWVKALNKLEPKKDIPITLSGGEPALHQDFIYIINNLKKELNIDILTNLYWDEKRFDKFIKNVDPNRLKRDSPYASIRASYHPSQMDIFKLVKNAKRLQDAGFSVGIWSVLYPSPEQLGKINEAQFVCKNEGIDFRLKEFVGIYKNEEYGNFSKYKNSAFQESSKDCLCRIKELIIGPNGSVYKCHRDLYAKENELIKIKDKNFNVEYKFRECNQYGQCHPCDVKVKTNSKQNLGYCSVEINDIN